In Phycisphaerae bacterium, the following are encoded in one genomic region:
- a CDS encoding Fic family protein, producing MAKASGRLVRCVEGYSAFVPNPLPPDLNWSPRIIRALSDADRLVGRLAGQGARLPNPHLLMRPFLRREAVLSSRIEGTQATLGELLAAEAGAAVERSPGDLREVGNYVAALEHGLRRLHELPLSLRLVRELHGVLMEGVRGEHATPGEFRHSQNWIGPPGCTLANAGYVPPPPSELMNCLAEWERALRDASMPPLLHAGLIHYQFEAIHPFLDGNGRVGRLLITLLLVERDVLPTPLLYLSAFFEATRRDYYDLLLAVSRESKWEDWLEYFLNGVARQSEDAVGRAERISQLLDQWRLKVAGSASKTPALLLDMIAENPFVTANRAAERLRVAFTTAQRAIRKLKDASIIEEVGDARRDRVYCAKAILDILEEPARLKPG from the coding sequence ATGGCAAAAGCCTCCGGAAGGCTGGTTCGTTGTGTGGAAGGCTACTCGGCCTTTGTACCGAATCCACTCCCGCCTGATCTGAACTGGTCACCGCGAATCATTAGAGCGCTTTCGGACGCAGACCGGCTTGTCGGCCGATTGGCCGGTCAGGGGGCGCGCCTTCCGAATCCGCACCTCTTGATGCGGCCCTTTCTCAGGCGTGAGGCCGTGCTTTCCAGCCGTATCGAAGGGACCCAGGCAACGCTGGGGGAACTTCTCGCCGCTGAGGCAGGCGCCGCTGTGGAGCGAAGCCCGGGTGATCTTCGCGAGGTCGGGAACTACGTTGCCGCGTTGGAGCATGGCCTTCGACGTTTGCACGAGCTTCCGCTCTCTCTGCGCCTCGTGCGAGAACTTCACGGCGTGTTGATGGAGGGCGTGCGGGGCGAACACGCGACGCCGGGCGAGTTTCGACATTCGCAGAATTGGATCGGCCCACCCGGTTGCACGCTCGCCAACGCGGGGTATGTCCCACCGCCGCCAAGTGAATTGATGAACTGTCTTGCGGAATGGGAGCGCGCACTTCGTGATGCGTCTATGCCGCCACTGCTACACGCCGGCCTGATCCACTACCAATTCGAGGCGATCCATCCCTTCCTGGACGGCAACGGGAGGGTAGGACGATTGCTGATCACGCTCCTACTCGTGGAGCGCGACGTTTTGCCAACGCCCTTGCTCTATTTGAGCGCGTTCTTCGAGGCCACCCGGCGCGACTACTATGACCTACTTCTTGCGGTCAGCAGGGAAAGTAAGTGGGAGGATTGGCTGGAGTACTTCCTCAACGGCGTGGCCCGACAGTCGGAGGACGCAGTAGGTCGCGCTGAGAGGATAAGCCAACTTCTCGACCAATGGCGCCTGAAAGTCGCAGGTTCGGCGTCAAAGACGCCCGCACTCCTCCTGGACATGATCGCAGAAAACCCGTTCGTTACCGCGAACAGGGCCGCCGAACGCCTGCGTGTGGCGTTCACGACGGCGCAGCGAGCGATCAGGAAGCTCAAGGACGCATCCATCATTGAGGAGGTCGGAGACGCACGCCGGGATCGCGTTTACTGCGCCAAGGCGATCCTGGATATTCTGGAAGAGCCTGCAAGACTGAAGCCAGGATAG